A part of Candidatus Obscuribacterales bacterium genomic DNA contains:
- a CDS encoding NAD(P)H-quinone oxidoreductase subunit H, translated as MAMIETKTEPMVINMGPHHPSMHGVLRLIVTLDGEDVVDCEPVIGYLHRGMEKIAENRTNVMFVPYVSRWDYAAGMFNEAITVNAPERLADIEVPKRASYIRVIMLELNRIANHLLWLGPFLADVGAQTPFFYIFREREMIYDLWEAATGMRLINNNYFRIGGVAADLPYGWVDKCEDFCDYFLPKVDEYERLITNNPIFRRRIEGIGTITRDEAIAWGLSGPMLRGSGVKWDLRKVDHYECYDDFDWDVQWETAGDCFARYIIRVREMRESVKIIRQALKGLPGGPYENLEAKRIAEGPKSEWNGFDYQFIGKKIPPTFKIPAGEHYVRMESGKGELGIYIIGEDNVFPWRWKIRAADFNNLQILPHLLKGVKVADIMAILGSIDVIMGSVDR; from the coding sequence ATGGCAATGATCGAAACAAAAACCGAACCCATGGTGATCAACATGGGGCCCCACCATCCGTCAATGCACGGGGTGTTGCGCCTCATTGTCACCCTGGACGGTGAAGACGTGGTGGACTGCGAACCCGTGATTGGGTACCTGCACCGAGGCATGGAAAAAATCGCGGAAAACCGTACCAACGTCATGTTTGTGCCCTACGTCAGTCGTTGGGACTACGCGGCGGGGATGTTCAACGAAGCCATTACGGTGAATGCGCCGGAGCGCTTGGCCGACATTGAAGTGCCCAAGCGAGCCAGCTACATCCGGGTGATCATGCTGGAGCTAAACCGGATTGCCAACCACCTGCTCTGGCTTGGCCCCTTCCTCGCTGACGTGGGTGCTCAGACGCCCTTTTTCTATATCTTCCGTGAGCGGGAGATGATCTATGACCTCTGGGAAGCAGCCACCGGAATGCGGTTGATTAACAACAACTATTTCCGTATCGGCGGCGTGGCGGCCGACTTGCCCTATGGCTGGGTTGATAAGTGTGAAGATTTTTGTGACTACTTCCTGCCCAAGGTAGACGAGTACGAGCGCCTGATTACCAACAACCCGATTTTCCGTCGCCGAATTGAAGGTATTGGCACGATCACGCGGGATGAAGCGATCGCTTGGGGTCTGTCCGGGCCGATGCTGCGCGGATCGGGCGTGAAGTGGGATCTGCGTAAGGTAGATCACTACGAATGCTACGACGATTTTGATTGGGACGTGCAGTGGGAAACCGCTGGAGACTGCTTTGCCCGCTACATCATCCGCGTGCGGGAAATGCGAGAATCCGTGAAGATCATTCGCCAAGCTCTCAAGGGTTTGCCGGGTGGCCCCTATGAAAACCTAGAAGCCAAGCGGATTGCTGAAGGTCCTAAGTCTGAATGGAACGGATTTGACTATCAATTTATTGGTAAGAAAATTCCCCCCACCTTCAAGATTCCTGCCGGGGAACATTACGTTCGCATGGAAAGCGGCAAGGGCGAGCTGGGGATCTATATCATCGGAGAGGACAATGTTTTTCCCTGGCGCTGGAAGATCCGGGCGGCGGACTTCAATAACCTACAAATCTTGCCTCATTTGCTCAAGGGCGTGAAGGTGGCGGATATTATGGCCATCCTGGGCAGCATCGACGTGATCATGGGATCGGTCGATCGCTAG